The Pontibacillus halophilus JSM 076056 = DSM 19796 genome has a segment encoding these proteins:
- the recU gene encoding Holliday junction resolvase RecU, translating into MNYPNGKKRAAYQSKQTRSLQPEFSNRGMSLEEDINQTNEAYLAAGKAVIHKKPTPVQIVKVDYPKRSAAVIKEAYFRQASTTDYNGVYKGTYVDFEAKETKNKTSFPLSNIHEHQIEHMKQVMQQNGLCFMIVRFSTLGETFFLHAEKLFSIWDRQTKGGRKSIPYEVFKEEGILIPFRYHARVDYLSVLDDYHL; encoded by the coding sequence ATGAATTATCCAAATGGTAAGAAGCGTGCGGCGTATCAAAGCAAACAAACCCGCTCTCTTCAGCCCGAATTCTCCAATCGCGGCATGTCATTGGAGGAAGATATTAACCAGACAAACGAGGCATACCTTGCTGCAGGCAAGGCAGTCATACACAAGAAACCGACACCAGTTCAGATTGTGAAAGTAGACTACCCAAAACGTAGTGCTGCTGTCATAAAAGAGGCCTATTTTAGGCAAGCTTCTACTACAGACTATAATGGCGTATATAAAGGAACCTATGTAGACTTTGAAGCAAAGGAAACAAAAAACAAAACCTCTTTTCCCTTATCCAATATTCATGAGCATCAGATCGAGCACATGAAACAGGTAATGCAGCAAAATGGTTTATGCTTTATGATTGTAAGATTCTCAACCCTTGGAGAAACGTTTTTTCTACATGCAGAGAAACTTTTTTCAATTTGGGATCGTCAAACTAAAGGTGGAAGAAAATCAATCCCCTATGAGGTGTTCAAAGAGGAAGGCATCTTAATTCCTTTTCGATACCATGC
- a CDS encoding DUF2515 family protein: protein MFQEWARQQTLENNTDNISRTKAYLRIYEQCKELKWALLASMVSRNAGWNMTDLETMPIRTLLGMKERNMLFKTYERANWLIFSDAYPQLLTYMYSKKTGKPQFHHLTYFHVSTFMKHEWFHFFTHKDEERLVKALIINEQNVIQQPVIAHPEYREHVFHRLPYLSQDFFHLSAVLFPTMTGQLYGYSVNHFSNVTERIKLGKKLASLLFHPDYYPKFYRFSKDVEPTGARWEYEKYFSTRMPKTPMLRLLYPIYSHQDTIRKDWYVSDRSVKKRWWKDELHLPVEDVSHKFYSKRHLLYAWVHFKHVENEKDKLH, encoded by the coding sequence GTGTTTCAAGAGTGGGCAAGACAGCAAACGCTAGAGAACAACACCGATAATATTTCACGAACGAAAGCTTATTTACGAATTTATGAACAATGTAAAGAGTTAAAGTGGGCCTTATTAGCAAGTATGGTGTCCCGAAATGCAGGTTGGAACATGACTGACTTAGAAACGATGCCGATTCGCACGCTACTTGGAATGAAAGAACGGAACATGCTGTTCAAGACATATGAACGTGCCAACTGGCTAATCTTCAGTGATGCATACCCCCAACTATTGACGTATATGTACTCAAAGAAGACAGGAAAACCTCAATTTCACCATCTTACCTATTTCCATGTTTCTACGTTTATGAAACATGAATGGTTTCATTTCTTCACCCATAAAGACGAGGAGCGGCTTGTGAAGGCACTCATTATTAATGAACAGAATGTGATTCAACAACCGGTTATTGCACACCCTGAATATCGTGAACACGTGTTTCATCGATTGCCCTATCTCTCGCAAGATTTCTTCCACTTAAGTGCAGTGTTGTTTCCCACAATGACAGGTCAACTATATGGCTATTCGGTCAATCACTTCTCTAATGTGACTGAGCGAATTAAGCTTGGGAAGAAACTCGCATCATTGTTGTTTCACCCAGATTACTATCCGAAATTTTATCGTTTCTCAAAGGATGTGGAACCAACAGGTGCAAGGTGGGAATATGAAAAGTATTTTTCGACAAGGATGCCGAAAACACCGATGCTCCGGCTTCTTTACCCCATCTATTCACATCAAGATACAATTCGGAAGGACTGGTATGTTTCAGACCGCTCTGTTAAAAAAAGATGGTGGAAGGACGAGCTGCATTTGCCAGTTGAGGATGTTAGTCACAAATTCTATAGCAAACGACATTTACTTTATGCGTGGGTCCATTTCAAACATGTAGAAAATGAAAAAGACAAGCTGCATTGA